One window of the Rosa rugosa chromosome 3, drRosRugo1.1, whole genome shotgun sequence genome contains the following:
- the LOC133736090 gene encoding probable CoA ligase CCL6 isoform X1, which yields MCGLHIKRCMMQPFVWVQPSGSAIRSHGVNPACDSHAITYVPLHDTLVEFIINRAEVSIAFVQENKIPAIISILPNCSTHLKIIVSFTNVSGTQKKEAEELGVSCFLWEEFLQLGNSDSELRPKQRTAVRTIMYTSGTTGEPKGVIVTNAALMSEELSIDIYFS from the exons ATGTGTGGACTACATATCAAGAGGTGTATGATGCAGCCATTCGTGTGGGTTCAGCCATCGGGTTCAGCCATCAGAAGCCATGGTGTCAATCCT gccTGTGACAGCCATGCCATTACATATGTTCCACTTCATGACACCCTTG TTGAGTTCATCATCAACCGTGCTGAAGTTTCAATAGCTTTTGTTCAAGAGAACAAAATCCCTGCT ATTATATCAATCCTTCCAAACTGTTCTACGCATTTAAAAA TAATTGTCAGCTTCACAAATGTTTCTGGCACTCAAAAGAAGGAAGCAGAAGAACTGGGGGTATCTTGCTTTTTGTGGGAGGAATTCCTTCAGTTG GGAAATTCAGATTCTGAACTACGTCCAAAACAGAGGACCGCTGTGCGCACAATAATGTATACAAGTGGAACGACTGGAGAACCAAAAGGCGTAATCGTTACTAATGCAGCATTAATGTCAGAAGAATTGTCAATAGACATATACTTTTCCTAA
- the LOC133736090 gene encoding probable CoA ligase CCL6 isoform X2, translating to MCGLHIKRCMMQPFVWVQPSGSAIRSHGVNPACDSHAITYVPLHDTLVEFIINRAEVSIAFVQENKIPAIISILPNCSTHLKIIVSFTNVSGTQKKEAEELGVSCFLWEEFLQLVTSQHCFSRTAVRTIMYTSGTTGEPKGVIVTNAALMSEELSIDIYFS from the exons ATGTGTGGACTACATATCAAGAGGTGTATGATGCAGCCATTCGTGTGGGTTCAGCCATCGGGTTCAGCCATCAGAAGCCATGGTGTCAATCCT gccTGTGACAGCCATGCCATTACATATGTTCCACTTCATGACACCCTTG TTGAGTTCATCATCAACCGTGCTGAAGTTTCAATAGCTTTTGTTCAAGAGAACAAAATCCCTGCT ATTATATCAATCCTTCCAAACTGTTCTACGCATTTAAAAA TAATTGTCAGCTTCACAAATGTTTCTGGCACTCAAAAGAAGGAAGCAGAAGAACTGGGGGTATCTTGCTTTTTGTGGGAGGAATTCCTTCAGTTGGTAACTTCTCAACACTGTTTCTCA AGGACCGCTGTGCGCACAATAATGTATACAAGTGGAACGACTGGAGAACCAAAAGGCGTAATCGTTACTAATGCAGCATTAATGTCAGAAGAATTGTCAATAGACATATACTTTTCCTAA
- the LOC133736090 gene encoding probable CoA ligase CCL6 isoform X3 codes for MCGLHIKRCMMQPFVWVQPSGSAIRSHGVNPACDSHAITYVPLHDTLVEFIINRAEVSIAFVQENKIPAIISILPNCSTHLKIIVSFTNVSGTQKKEAEELGVSCFLWEEFLQLRTAVRTIMYTSGTTGEPKGVIVTNAALMSEELSIDIYFS; via the exons ATGTGTGGACTACATATCAAGAGGTGTATGATGCAGCCATTCGTGTGGGTTCAGCCATCGGGTTCAGCCATCAGAAGCCATGGTGTCAATCCT gccTGTGACAGCCATGCCATTACATATGTTCCACTTCATGACACCCTTG TTGAGTTCATCATCAACCGTGCTGAAGTTTCAATAGCTTTTGTTCAAGAGAACAAAATCCCTGCT ATTATATCAATCCTTCCAAACTGTTCTACGCATTTAAAAA TAATTGTCAGCTTCACAAATGTTTCTGGCACTCAAAAGAAGGAAGCAGAAGAACTGGGGGTATCTTGCTTTTTGTGGGAGGAATTCCTTCAGTTG AGGACCGCTGTGCGCACAATAATGTATACAAGTGGAACGACTGGAGAACCAAAAGGCGTAATCGTTACTAATGCAGCATTAATGTCAGAAGAATTGTCAATAGACATATACTTTTCCTAA
- the LOC133736090 gene encoding probable CoA ligase CCL6 isoform X4 produces the protein MCGLHIKRCMMQPFVWVQPSGSAIRSHGVNPACDSHAITYVPLHDTLVEFIINRAEVSIAFVQENKIPAIISILPNCSTHLKKGSRRTGGILLFVGGIPSVGKFRF, from the exons ATGTGTGGACTACATATCAAGAGGTGTATGATGCAGCCATTCGTGTGGGTTCAGCCATCGGGTTCAGCCATCAGAAGCCATGGTGTCAATCCT gccTGTGACAGCCATGCCATTACATATGTTCCACTTCATGACACCCTTG TTGAGTTCATCATCAACCGTGCTGAAGTTTCAATAGCTTTTGTTCAAGAGAACAAAATCCCTGCT ATTATATCAATCCTTCCAAACTGTTCTACGCATTTAAAAA AAGGAAGCAGAAGAACTGGGGGTATCTTGCTTTTTGTGGGAGGAATTCCTTCAGTTG GGAAATTCAGATTCTGA